In Tenebrio molitor chromosome 6, icTenMoli1.1, whole genome shotgun sequence, one genomic interval encodes:
- the LOC138133881 gene encoding uncharacterized protein: MSNAKSDITTNYWQEEDEEYSSDLDGKMPQTLVEYYEKLKQAKSLLSEIEDAADEEIKLRDLEREKLSREELMAKDEASAKLKKYQENMKIMNECCTRTPATLRVVPDNKNQK, from the coding sequence ATGTCTAATGCAAAGTCCGACATTACGACCAACTATTGGCAAGAAGAAGACGAAGAATATTCATCTGACCTCGACGGTAAAATGCCGCaaactctagtggaatatTACGAAAAACTGAAGCAGGCCAAGTCACTGTTGAGCGAAATTGAAGACGCCGCCGACGAGGAGATCAAACTGCGCGACTTGGAGAGAGAGAAACTGAGCCGCGAAGAATTGATGGCCAAGGATGAAGCAAGCGCGAAGTTGAAGAAATATCAAGAAAACATGAAGATAATGAACGAGTGTTGCACCCGGACTCCGGCGACGCTCCGAGTCGTTCCGGACAACAAGAATCAAAAGTGA